ACGTGCTGCTCCATCTGCTGTTTCTAGTGCCTTGTCAGTCGCGAGGTTGAGTCCCTCCTCAATGGATGTGATCAAGAGTGCAGCTTGTTCGCTGCCTGCCTCCATCTGTCCGGGAATCCTGACATTTGTCATCCAGTATCTATATGTGGTCGCTAGATTGGCATCAACGTCCTTCCTAAGAGAAATGGTTAATAATGTGGTTCAGAAAAGGCACGTCATCCAAAGATTGGGAGATCACATACAATGCGGAGTATATCCTATAATTTGTTGAATCAAGTGGACCGAAGATGGCGCTTGAAGTCCATAAATCACAAGCAAGAACGATCGTTTGTAGAAGctccatccattcattgaTTATTGCTTCTGAAGCCCTCCATGGTTTCTGTCTCGCTATAATTTTCTTACGCGCCTTTACACTTCTCTGGACAATGTTCTGTTCGTACGCGCCTCCCATCTGCCATTGTATCGTGTCAGCAGGATTGTTTGTCCCCGGAAAACTCTAGCTTACCTGGGCCTTGATCGAATTTAGCTCTTGAGTTACACCAACAAAGTCCCAATGGTCGTCGCCAGGGAGATTATCATAAATAGGTTGAAGTTTGTTGCAACTGTCGAACATGAGTTGGTTGAAGTTGTCGCAGGAGTAGCCGGGTTTGCCAAACAGATACTTCCAGAATCCGTCCATCCAGTTCAATTCATCTGTGAGCCGTTAGCCGCAATTCTAGTGCCTCTCAAGTACTTATCTGAGATGTCGGAAGGATATTTACAGCAATGTTCGATAGTCGGTGACCGGAAATTATTCCCTAGGAAAGGCTGTACCTGCTCATCGGATATCATGGTGATTGTTGGCGCGCAGTCAACGGTCGTCTTGCTGTACCATCTGGACATGGAGAGGGAGGCAGGAAGTGCTCCGCCGATGGCTGACTGGACATAGTTCTGTGGTCCCTTGTAGGCTGGGATAGTAACAGATGCCCCCGGTGTGAATCTGCAACCTCCAAGGGCAGTATAAGTCCTCGCCGGGGCCCTCTTCTCCAGACCAGCATGAGTAGGAGCTACTGCCCGCGCCGTAATAGTAGCATAGTTAGGTTGAAAGCCATCACGGATTCTCAGATTTCCTTCCATGTCTACATCTGAAACAGAGTCAAAAGCCCAGGCACATGGTCTGCAGTTGTCAGATGGGTTCTCGCCGGCGACAGGGTCCGTCACGAAAGGACAATCAGCGCTGCTCGTCGAGGTGATTGTTCTAGTTGTCGTCCCAGTCACACTGCAGCCCACGGTTGGCATGCAAGTGGTCGACGTGCACGAGGTCGTTGTCGTGGCAGCTGCGTTGGTCGTCACAGTACAATATTCAGCGCAGATAGTGGCCGTCTCTTTGATGCTGCACGACGGATCGGTTGGTGTCGACCCATCGTCGTCGCCGCCtccacctccttcctctccaccacTGCAACCGCCAGCCTCACGACACATGCAGCTCAGACCCCGACAGCTAGTGCATGTAGGACCAGTACAGCTGCAGAACAACCCAGTGCAGCTACACCCGAGACCTGTACAGCCGCTACATCCCGAGCCACTGCAGGCACAGCCCAATCCGAAGCAGGAACAACCGGGACCTGTGCAACTGGTGCAATGCTCTCCCTTACAACCGCTCTTGCCATTAGAAACGACACAATCCGATCCTACACAGCTGCTGCAGTGCTCTCCCCTACAAGCCCCATGATGGCAGTCCCGACCCGTGCAGCCGTAGCAGTTCGAACCAGTACATTGGCCGTTATGACAGTCAGGCCCCGTGCATCCGATGCAGTTGTCGCCGGTGCAGTCGCCATCATGACAGTCCAAGCCCGAGCAGCTGCTGCAGTCGTCTCCCTTGCAAGAACCATTGTTGCAGTCCTTGCCGACACAGCCATCATAGCTCGAACATTTGCTGCCGGAGCAAACCCCGTTGGCACATCCGCTGCCACTGCATGTCCCTTCCCAACAATCCGGACCGGTGCAGATACCATCCTTTCCACAATCAGATCCAGAACAGCCGAGGCCAATACAGCGGTCGTCAGTACATTTTCCATCCTCTCCGCAGTCATCTCCCACGCAGCCGGCCGTGATGCAGTCGTCCGCCACACAGACACCGTCTCTGCATCCAGATCCAAGACATCCATGGACAGTACATTGCCCAAAGGCGGTACAGACGCCATTCAAGCAGCCAGATCCACTGCAGCCAAAGGAAGCGCAAAGAAGCCCCGTGCATTGGCTGTTCTTACAATCCGGACCTTTACATTGACCATTGGTGACTACCGGCCATGGCTCTTCCGTAGTGCcaccgctgctgctgctgctgccaccaccactatcaccaccgcctcctgagcctcctccaccactcCCACCTCCGACGCTACCACCATTCGGACACCATTGAGGAGCGGGCGGGCAGGTTGGTGCCGCGCCACCGTCTTCGTCCGGGGATGGGGCGAGGACACATTTCCCTTTGGCAGACTCCGCATTTCCATTGAAAGCGCTAACACACCACTCATAGTTCCACGTACCGGGAAACAGATAGTATTGATCGCTACAAGCAGCTTCCACCGTGTAGTTCAATGCCTCAAGCTTACTACCTGTGGCATTTACATTGCGTAACCAAAGCCGGTAGCCCGCCGCAGCAGAGAGGCTATCCCACGTAAGGTGGACTGTGGTTTGATCTGCTGCGATGATCTTCAGGTCCGTTGGGGGTGGCGGAGTGCCAGCGCCCGGAATAACACTTCGAACCACGGCTGGAAAGCCCTGTCCAGCGGCATTCCAGGTCTCAACGGCCACGAAGTAACGGTGCCCTGCAACTAGGTTCTCTATGTGGGCCGAAGTGCCTGTGAACGCGGCTCCAGTAATAAAATCACATTCGGCGTCCTTGTCCCAGTAGAGAACGTTATATTCGATGACAGAGTCACTGTAAGAACATGTGGGTGGATCCCAGGATATGTCGAAACCAGTCGTGGTAGCGCTAACAATCACGTTCTGAGGGGCTTCCACTGTCTGGGGATGGGCGGTTGCGGTTAAAGTAGTTGTCCAGTCCCCCTTGATAGTGTCCCCAGCACTGGCGCGCACCTGAACCTCATACTCCCAGCCATCTATAGGCCACGTAGCATCCCATCGATTGGAGGATACGCTGCCTGAGGAGAAATTCGGGATACCCCCCTTGATCTTGGATCGAACGTCGTAGTTATACGCACCATAGACTAGGTATCTTCAATTAGCAAAAGGACGCTCCGGGCTTAGCTGCAGGGTGGCTTACCTGGATCCCATGTTGCCGTTACGCCACCAGGACTAGTGAATACCTTGAAATTGCTAGGTACCGGTAACGGCCTGGCAGGAACATCATTGGGTATACTCAGTGCGGATGACCCGATCCTGAAATCCTTCACTAGGGTTTGCGAGAAGGCGCGAGCAATCTGGTATTCACCCATCGCGTTTGGATGAAGTCCATCGGAACCCACCGGACATGAACTAGGCTGACAGTTGTAGTTCTCTTCCAGCTCAACAGGATGGATTGGGGAAGCTGTAGTGCTCCATTTGGGAATAGTATCGCGCAGTAGAGAGTTGTATATATTGGTGCTAACAGGAAGATCCTCACGGCCACCAATGAAACTCCGCTGTGGTACATTAGCAATGGCAAACTTGATCTTTGGATTTGCAGCCCGAGCATTGCTGATCAGCGTATGAATACTGTCCAAAGTTCCTATCGAATCACTGTAGAACCACCCCATATCATTGAAGCCCAATAATAACAGCATCAAATCTGCTGGGTGGGCTGCCATGACTTCCTTGATCAGGCCTTTAtccacagcagcagcacggCCCGAAACAGCGAAATGACTCTTAGGAAAATCCGATGACACTTGTTTCGCATAGCCCCCACTTACTTTGATCGCGCCTGTTGGTTGGGGTTCCCCGTATAATGCTGGTGGGGACGGTGGTGCTGCCTTATCAGGTTGTACCGTGCCTGTATAAGGCCCAACGAAGTCTACAGCAACTCCCTGAGATTGAAACCACTCCCATATCCGATACCGCCACGTGAAGTCTCCCTCTCGGCCCTGAGATATGGAATCGCCGACTATCATGACCTTAAGCCCGGTTGCGCGCTCGTGGAGGTGTCCCGTGGTCGAGTTCTCACTTGACCTTAGATTATCCCTCATAGCCGCCAACATTTGGACACTGTTGTTCTGCACACTACCAGTTTGAAGCGGCGGCATGAGGCCCACGACTTGGTTCAAAATATCATAATCTGGGAGATCCGTTGGAAGAGGGATGGCCGGGACGGTAGCTAATTGAGATAACTGATAGGATACTTTGGACTCTATCGCGACAGCTGACGAGTATTCTATGGTAGCTGTTGATACTGCAGTCAAAGCCGTCGCGTTGCCACTTTGTGTAGGCGTGGGCTTTGGACTGTTCTCCCTCCGTGGAGGGAGCCATGAATAAGCGAAAGTGGTgtcaaaaaaataaaaattgcACACAAAAGGAAAGCCAGGTAAAGATTGAAACTACCTCTAAGGGTAGAACTTCCCCGGTAGGAAGGCGCCATGGAGATtgtagaaaagaaatcaagatAAAACGAACGGACGAGGGTTGAAACAACAACCTCTTAGCTGCCAGGATGTGTTATTCCTGAGCTGCTGGCCTATCTTGTTGTCTTCCATCTTCGAGACGAGACAATGGGGAGTATTTATGTGATTTCTGATTCTCCAACCCTCGTTACTTACGAAGCTGGTATACTGAATGCCGAGGGATACTACCTCTATGTTGGAAGCGATGTAACCGGAATTGCGGCTGGCTAGCTCTCAACAAAATAGAGGACAAGGGTGTATACACTAGATCCCAATAGCTAGCGAGATTGATATTAGGTTACAAAGGGATTTGTACAGGAACTATGACTCTTAGTGAAAAGCACTAGGAGCGATCTAGCTAAACACTGTGACATCGTTCATAAAGGATTCAACACCTAAAGAACACGATCTCATGCTAGCGCTCTCTAGTCTCAAGGCGTGTGCGGGCAAATACTTGGTTctataagtatttttttgGTTCCGGTCCGTTGTATTTACTGTGACTGAACTGTAGCTTGTACTACTTCTGACTAGGGGTCACGCTGGCCACACGATTTATAGCTTCAATACCCTCATAGACGTTACCTATACCTAATGTAAATATAATATTGTCGTTGTCGATATGGTTGCTTGCGCGGTACTGAACCATGTCTGCCAAGAATATAGATAGGGTCGGTTGGAGCCAGCTAAAGGATTTACAGTTAAGCGGACCATCCGGTTTATCCGATCGTTATTGATCAATGCTTGATCGAGTCTCTTATTAAAGGGACCGAGCGCCCTAATTTGCCTCCCTTAGTGGGctaaaaaattctattatgGGCTAGTTTCAGGAACTGGGCGAAGAAGTTGGGAGCGTTAAGCCACCATCTCGGAGATTGATGGTCATGTTAGCTTG
The sequence above is a segment of the Aspergillus flavus chromosome 4, complete sequence genome. Coding sequences within it:
- a CDS encoding putative factor for adipocyte differentiation, whose amino-acid sequence is MAPSTEGEQSKAHAYTKWQRDGFDCIVGLMPPLQTGSVQNNSVQMLAAMRDNLRSSENSTTGHLHERATGLKVMIVGDSISQGREGDFTWRYRIWEWFQSQGVAVDFVGPYTGTVQPDKAAPPSPPALYGEPQPTGAIKVSGGYAKQVSSDFPKSHFAVSGRAAAVDKGLIKEVMAAHPADLMLLLLGFNDMGWFYSDSIGTLDSIHTLISNARAANPKIKFAIANVPQRSFIGGREDLPVSTNIYNSLLRDTIPKWSTTASPIHPVELEENYNCQPSSCPVGSDGLHPNAMGEYQIARAFSQTLVKDFRIGSSALSIPNDVPARPLPVPSNFKVFTSPGGVTATWDPVYGAYNYDVRSKIKGGIPNFSSGSVSSNRWDATWPIDGWEYEVQVRASAGDTIKGDWTTTLTATAHPQTVEAPQNVIVSATTTGFDISWDPPTCSYSDSVIEYNVLYWDKDAECDFITGAAFTGTSAHIENLVAGHRYFVAVETWNAAGQGFPAVVRSVIPGAGTPPPPTDLKIIAADQTTVHLTWDSLSAAAGYRLWLRNVNATGSKLEALNYTVEAACSDQYYLFPGTWNYEWCVSAFNGNAESAKGKCVLAPSPDEDGGAAPTCPPAPQWCPNGGSVGGGSGGGGSGGGGDSGGGSSSSSGGTTEEPWPVVTNGQCKGPDCKNSQCTGLLCASFGCSGSGCLNGVCTAFGQCTVHGCLGSGCRDGVCVADDCITAGCVGDDCGEDGKCTDDRCIGLGCSGSDCGKDGICTGPDCWEGTCSGSGCANGVCSGSKCSSYDGCVGKDCNNGSCKGDDCSSCSGLDCHDGDCTGDNCIGCTGPDCHNGQCTGSNCYGCTGRDCHHGACRGEHCSSCVGSDCVVSNGKSGCKGEHCTSCTGPGCSCFGLGCACSGSGCSGCTGLGCSCTGLFCSCTGPTCTSCRGLSCMCREAGGCSGGEEGGGGGDDDGSTPTDPSCSIKETATICAEYCTVTTNAAATTTTSCTSTTCMPTVGCSVTGTTTRTITSTSSADCPFVTDPVAGENPSDNCRPCAWAFDSVSDVDMEGNLRIRDGFQPNYATITARAVAPTHAGLEKRAPARTYTALGGCRFTPGASVTIPAYKGPQNYVQSAIGGALPASLSMSRWYSKTTVDCAPTITMISDEQVQPFLGNNFRSPTIEHCYELNWMDGFWKYLFGKPGYSCDNFNQLMFDSCNKLQPIYDNLPGDDHWDFVGVTQELNSIKAQMGGAYEQNIVQRSVKARKKIIARQKPWRASEAIINEWMELLQTIVLACDLWTSSAIFGPLDSTNYRIYSALKDVDANLATTYRYWMTNVRIPGQMEAGSEQAALLITSIEEGLNLATDKALETADGAARLNEYCEALQAIRERYHLDGTGNVCNKPINLNWDRATTDGAPRPPLARRDSCPFPITTKDPANPTSTSTAPTKTTTSLSIPTATTSSDPIYCFNEHNDGSYVPFKVDGAKAAMEALCYNGNSLKPGGPPYTYVYSDPSGTNVIGSVQWAPDQSGCKPEKEVEMKIHCETSMEHCFSKCRNPTEGYGGAFVENQGFGCIQWMLYAQKSNTQCSCNENGCTPDSPACCANGSCGTSNALMSTEMKLISLDEVDPALSLSLSTKSTEDD